One Candidatus Krumholzibacteriia bacterium DNA segment encodes these proteins:
- the rsmH gene encoding 16S rRNA (cytosine(1402)-N(4))-methyltransferase RsmH, whose translation MGPTRHVPVMLEEVLEFLSPARGRVVADLTLGGAGHARALLEAGATVIGFDRDPVAIERTRGLDEAHGDRYVAVPRDFGSFARTLDELGHDRVDGVLMDLGLSSDQLDDPQRGFAFRLEGPLDLRFGPEGGDPAWQRVEAADADTVERWLREYGEVRGARRLARRMVDRARAGELRTTTQLADLVRSTLPRGRRPEPELARVFQALRIAVNDELTQLETVLACVPERLRPAGRFVAISYHSLEDRRVKQMLRRTSGRVPRGSRHLPEPQTEEPTMVELTRKPVLPGDEELRRNPRARSARLRAGERR comes from the coding sequence GTGGGTCCGACGCGGCACGTGCCGGTGATGCTCGAGGAGGTCCTCGAGTTCCTCTCTCCGGCTCGCGGCCGCGTGGTTGCCGATCTCACACTGGGCGGAGCGGGGCACGCCCGCGCCCTGCTGGAGGCCGGAGCCACCGTGATCGGATTCGACCGTGACCCCGTCGCCATCGAACGCACCCGTGGGCTCGACGAGGCCCACGGCGACCGCTACGTGGCCGTGCCACGTGATTTCGGCTCGTTCGCCCGTACTCTCGACGAACTCGGACACGACCGTGTGGACGGTGTGTTGATGGATCTCGGACTCTCCAGCGACCAGCTCGACGATCCGCAGCGGGGATTCGCCTTCCGCCTCGAAGGCCCTCTGGACCTGCGCTTCGGTCCCGAGGGCGGCGACCCGGCCTGGCAACGCGTCGAGGCGGCCGATGCCGATACGGTGGAGAGGTGGTTGCGCGAGTACGGCGAGGTCCGCGGGGCGCGCCGCCTCGCCCGGCGGATGGTCGATCGTGCCCGGGCCGGTGAGCTGCGGACGACGACGCAACTGGCCGACCTGGTGCGCTCGACGCTGCCGCGGGGTCGCCGGCCCGAGCCCGAACTGGCGCGCGTCTTCCAGGCCCTGCGGATCGCCGTGAACGACGAGCTGACCCAACTCGAGACGGTGCTGGCCTGCGTCCCCGAGCGCTTGAGGCCTGCCGGTCGTTTCGTCGCGATCAGCTATCACAGTCTCGAGGACCGTCGTGTGAAGCAGATGCTGCGTCGGACCAGCGGTCGTGTGCCGCGGGGGAGCCGGCATCTGCCCGAGCCGCAGACCGAGGAACCGACCATGGTGGAACTCACGCGCAAGCCCGTGTTGCCGGGCGACGAGGAGTTGCGCCGCAATCCGCGCGCGCGTTCGGCGCGCCTGCGGGCGGGGGAGCGGCGATGA
- a CDS encoding GNAT family N-acetyltransferase, with protein sequence MAGLTLAVVDVVDDAEWDELSGRDPRAHGLLHPRALRCVTTAGWRPRWYEVRDSDGGLRAGLGCAVRSRGGLLTLVAGPGGLYGGPMAGPDDAQAEALLAEAFGHRDRLRVVHRELVWARREPPRGDWSGLQALDAAVLDVDPHASFDRFLMDVVPKNRRNECNRSDRRGLRTEVHADARALAEFHPLYVERCREWGTPPLSLELLTTLVDTVDQAMVFVTRDADDRLIGAHVCVDLGDELFAWVGTTERRKDVFPSTVLVREEARWCHRHGRSRLNLGSSIGRAGIERYKKRLGARWDRRWILDEDRRPWRRRSR encoded by the coding sequence GTGGCCGGACTCACACTCGCGGTGGTCGACGTCGTCGACGACGCCGAGTGGGACGAGCTGTCGGGGCGTGATCCTCGTGCCCACGGGTTGTTGCACCCCCGGGCGCTGCGCTGCGTGACGACCGCCGGCTGGCGCCCGCGGTGGTACGAGGTACGGGACTCCGACGGTGGACTCCGGGCGGGTCTGGGCTGTGCCGTGCGCTCGCGCGGTGGACTCCTGACCCTCGTCGCCGGACCGGGCGGATTGTACGGCGGACCCATGGCCGGGCCCGACGACGCCCAGGCGGAGGCCCTGCTCGCAGAGGCCTTCGGGCACCGCGACCGTCTCCGCGTCGTTCATCGTGAACTGGTCTGGGCTCGACGCGAACCGCCTCGGGGCGACTGGTCCGGACTGCAGGCTCTCGATGCCGCGGTTCTCGACGTCGACCCCCATGCATCGTTCGATCGCTTCCTCATGGACGTTGTTCCCAAGAACCGTCGCAACGAGTGCAACCGGAGCGATCGACGCGGCCTGCGCACCGAGGTGCACGCCGACGCGCGGGCGCTCGCCGAGTTCCATCCTCTGTACGTCGAGCGTTGCCGCGAATGGGGGACACCGCCGCTCTCGTTGGAACTGTTGACCACCCTCGTCGACACCGTCGACCAGGCCATGGTGTTCGTGACCCGCGATGCCGATGATCGTCTGATCGGTGCGCACGTGTGTGTCGATCTCGGCGACGAGCTCTTCGCCTGGGTCGGGACCACAGAGCGGCGCAAGGACGTCTTTCCCTCGACCGTTCTCGTGCGTGAGGAAGCGCGATGGTGCCACCGGCACGGCCGGTCGCGGCTCAACCTGGGGAGCAGCATCGGACGGGCCGGCATCGAGCGTTACAAGAAACGGCTGGGTGCGCGGTGGGACCGGCGTTGGATCCTCGACGAGGACCGTCGACCCTGGCGACGGAGGTCGCGATGA